The following DNA comes from Hordeum vulgare subsp. vulgare chromosome 3H, MorexV3_pseudomolecules_assembly, whole genome shotgun sequence.
ATAGAACATGTACGCCTCTCCTTCTGACCTGAATGTCTTGGTCATGACTTCCCAATGCCTATCCAATGTCTCTTGGTGATATTCATCATAGCCGATGTCAAGGTAAAACTCAAGATCGCCAACATGTTCATCGTTCCCATTAGGACCATCAACACCCCCTGCAAAATAAGACATATCACCATGTTCGTCAGTCTTTTGCTATGTTTTTAGTTTTCATGAGTAATTTGAACATGTAATATAACTTACTTCGCTCATATTTCCTTCATTAGATGcattgtcatcatcctcatcattatcatcatcctcatcattatcatcatcctcattattatcaccatcctcatcattgttatcatcctcattattgtcatcatcctcatcattgtcatcatgtaaggctggccatagtgggaagTATCAtagagtagtatcatgcatatgatactatcttTATAGTgtgtagtatcataaactagtatcatagatggTCTCATTTATTAACATGCAAGACagatagtagcatagcatttaacatgttatggtatctacctatgttactttaactctctctctcttctttaattgtctgccacatcagcatgtttagTAGTCCCAAGAATATGATACTActtaagttactcccactatggccagcctaaggTTCTTGCCTCAGTGTCACCATCAGTATTTGTCTGTGCAGATTCAAAAGTGTAAGTGGTAATACAATTTGTATGCTAGTAATAATACAACCACATATTTGAAACATACATGGGTTCCACTTTCAGCATAAGATTGATCATCTATATCgtaatcgtcattgtcatcattggCATGCACCTATTTAAATTCAATAGCAATTGTAAGTGTTAATGTAATAGCTTATATTTTCATTAATTATAGTCAACGTACACAACACTTACATTACCACTATATGATTCATCCTGACTCATATAGTTGTGTCCGAGTGATTTATTTGCATTCAATGACGAAGATTCATCCTTACTACTAGAGTCATCGCCAGCATATCCGGTGTTGTCTTGCTCTATTAATAAACCTTTCAATAGGTGTGTATCAATGTCACAATAAACACTCATACAATgaaatcatgaaaatttgtatggATTAAATGAAAAACTTACTGTCCGTCGTTGAAGGGTTGATCGATATCGTTCGCTGTGTTCGACGTCGATGCCACGTCGGTCACTGCAACCGCCGGCGTCGAAGCGGAGGGAGAGGGTCACGTCGCCGGTGGAGACGTGTGCGGTGGCGTACCGGTGGCGGCGGAGAAGACATCGCGTGGTGTTGCGGAAAAGTGCGGGGGTGGAGCCACGTCGGCGCCGGAGACGGCGGTGGAGACGTCGCGTGGTGGAGTCACGGTGGCGGAGGCGGGGTGATGAAGAtaggtttttttctttttttccaacCAACCGCCGACGCGTGGGCTGACGTGGCGTACGTACGACGGGCGGGCGGATGGGGCGACAGATACTGGACAGAACGTGTAATGACCATACTGCCCTTATACGTTtaattgggggggggggttgtactGAAGTGCTTCTCTTCTTTGCATTGTTATACGTTTATAATATGATCTATATGGTGTCATCAATctcttcttgaaacgtttctacaATCCATGTAGCCAAAATCGATTACAAAGGTCATCTTCGAGCCGCTATATCTAAGAAGCGAATCTGTCTAGATTTTCACTAGTCGACTCAGTATGCCAAATTTCAAACCCTTTGGTCATAATTTATCCCGATATGTCTATATTCTATCGTATTTGCGGATCTCGATTCCGATCGACGACCTAGTCACACCGATCACATCTTTAGAGGTTGTTCCAAAAACTTTCTTTGTTTTGCCTAGTTAATGTAAATCACCAAGATACTCCAATTTTCCATGCTAGGGTTTGCATGCAATTCCACCATCCTAATCAACACCTAATCCTGATCGTATAATTGTGTGCCTGCATGAAAATAGATGGCTTCAACTCCAAACTTATTAGTGCAAGCTATGTTCAGTTGTAGCACATATAGATGAGTTTCATAGTTTTTGCATATGATGCAAGCCAATGCTCATCACATCAAACTCATGCATGCtatctagtactccctccgtcctaaaataagtgtctcaagtttagtataattttatattaaatttagtataaagttgagatacTTATTTTAAAACGAATGGAGTATCAAATATCCTTTCGTGTGTGCCTAATCCTCATAAACCCTTCCATGAAAACCCTCTCCATAAAGTCCTACACCGCAGGCTATGTACTTGTTCATATGTTGTTTTGTTAggtattttcttttgttgatttTTACGTATATTGTGTGACGTAtagaggaaggaggagacgagGGTTACTGCAAGGAAGTTGGAGGCGGACATCAAGCAGGCATGCCACTCCCATCCCTGATCCTGTATTTTTGTCCAAATACATGTGTTTACAAACTTGCATAAAAACTTACTTTTAGTTAAAATATTAAACTTGACTGGTACCTATTCATCGGATACGATGCCATGCTCTTATAACGTACTCAAGACATGTCAGCATTTCAAGAAAAGCATCTCAATTTTGCCCAAGTTAGTTAGAATGTAATGTAGACAGAGATGCATTAGGGGCCTGTCTCGCGGCCCGTAGTCACCCCATCAGCGTTCACGTCTTGTTCAACTCCTCCGTCGGTGACAGCCCATTCTGCTGCAACTTCTATGCTACGTTGATCTATTGAAACGTCTTGAAGACCTGCGAGGAGAGCCCGTCATCGTGCCTGCACAATCGTCGGTCGCGGTAGGGGTGCTGATGTGGCCGCGCAGCAAGATACGGTGACATGAAGTCTATTTTTCACTGAACGTGTTCATTATCCGACAACAATTGAATTATTCGCtccgaaacaccaaaaaaaagcATGCATATACCTGTCCCCGACGAAAGATCACAGACATAACCAATTAATAACAATGAATTAATCTGCACAGCACAGCACAAGACATGCATGTGTGTTCTTTTCTTTGACTCGTTTTCATTTCTCTACATACATACAGTAACCCATGTGCAGGTGCCATGTACGCAAAAAACAACCCTCCCTGTGCTACTCGAGGTTCCGGTTCTCGACGATGGGCGGGTCGGCGAAGGGCCCGTAGAGCCATCCCCTGGCGATGTGGCCGTAGGCTGCCTCCGTGAGGTGGATGCCGTCCCAGCTCCAGTGGTTGGACGGGTCGTCGCACGCGTACGCGCCGGGCTCCCCGCACTTGGACGTCAGGTTGAAGTTGTACACCCCCACGCCCGGCGCCCCGCAGCACGCCCTCGGCTTCTGCCTCAGCATCCCTGCAAGCAACGCATCCATCATCAGAATTGTTGTACTCCTTAGATAAGATAAGATACTAGAAAAATGTGTGGAATGAGTTGTCTGATTCCAAGCCGGATTGCCCGGATCACAACGTGCGCCATGCTTCTCCGGACACTCTCCGTTTTGCCTGCTCCTTCGTGGGAGAGGCAACTAAAATGGACCGGACGAAGGAATACGTCTTAGTCGACTAAGTCATGCTGTTTGTTTTCACTTGATTTAAGATGGGTCGTCACAAAATCAACATTGAAAATGGGTGTCGTGAGGAATCGGTGCACAGCCAATTCCTTCCATCCAAAAAGAAAATAATCGGCTTGTTGGACTGAATCAAATAATTAAATTACTCGTATCGAGCGGTCCTTCTCTCCTTGTTAGAAATTAAGCTGATGTGTACACATATCTGTGATGCTAGTACTACCAccatgtagtagtagtagtagaaccaAGACCAAGTTGGGCGAATAATGCATGCATGACTGTGCCTGATTGCTGTATGATTATTACTTGATTAGGGGGGCGACAGTGATAGGGGAGCCTTCCAAATGTACAGTACAAACAAGCTGAATATGCCGAGTGGATGGCCCCAAATACAGGTGTAACCGCACAGCTATATCTGTTGTTTTGCTTTTGTACTTCTGATGATCGTAGTTTGTACACTTCCTGGTTATGTTTAAACTTCTAACAAGTGTACCACAGTAGCTTTAAAGTATCATTAGGGCCGGCCGATTCTATGCAAACTTCTGATCCCTTTTCAAATGATGGCACTCGAGTCCAACATAAAACCCAACATTCCAATTGCCTCAGTTAAATCCCAAATTGCTAGCTGCCCATGTTATACAACTGCTAGCAGTTGATCATCAACAGGTCAATGCTCTGTGGCTCACATCACATGGATCAGCAATCAAGGCTCCACTCAGGCTAcggaataaaataataataataaacttAAACTAGGTGATCTTTTTTTATATACTGCGGCTCCGACTTAGCCGTCTGTACCATGTGTAACGATATAAACTAGAAAGAGATACTCATGCCAAGACAGTTCTTGCACTAGCAGCAGTACGTACCATTTTATTAGACATGGCCACGGATGAACTAATCAACGTGATCGATCAGATTAACTTTGCCCAGATAAATAAACTGAGCACATAAATGGCACTTGAAACTCTCAGGACAAAGTAAATGTAGTAGTATGGGGCCTCTTCCATAGATCGATTGGCTAGATATATATGTCATCGCTCGTTTAGTTAGGTGTCACATCAACCCCGTCATGCATCACGTACGTACGTGCCTACGAAATTGGTATCGGTAGGATCGATCGAGTACCCCTCCACGTTTCTTAATCGGTTGCAATGTTGACGACGCGAGCCAAGCCATGCCATTGCCAGCCAAGTAGCTAGCTAGACAGCGAAGCTTCTTTTTCCTGGGAAATTTATCTTCACGTCCCATTCACGAGAAGGGTCCGTGGTCTTTGCGCATTTGGTCACGAAACCTCTCACAAATAGCAGGAACGTTCGGGCAACCACCGGTTTGGATTGTTCGCCCGGAAATGCATGCGCGCTCCCGTCACCCCCGTTGATTCTTTTGTTCTCCCGTCCCTTCCCCAGCTCCCTCCCATGCTTGTGGCTATCACAATTGGACGCCACCTCATAAATAATTACTGTATTCGCGTAGCGTCGTTGATTCAAATTCCTTTACAAAATTCATGCTCCGGCTTTGATGAGTTTTTTGACGAGTTCGGGAAAAGGTGACGGGGACAGGTACGTAAGCTGCCGTAACGAACCGGACTAAACGAACCACCAAATGCAAACTGCCGTGACCAGGAGGAACTGAGGCAGATGAACCACGGACACGGACAGGACAGCCAAGACAAAACCACggcgggcgagagagagagagagagagatggttgAGGCTTACCCCATTTGTCGGGGTGGAGGACGAACTGGATGGCGGGGGTGTAgtagtcggcgtacatgatgcgcACGTCGGCGTGCTTCTTCCGGAGCTCGACGATCTTGCGCTGCAGCGCCACGTTGTGCACCCACGAGAGCGTGTTGAGGTCCTTGATGCAGCCGCTCTTGCCGCCGTACATCTCCGGCTGCTTCCGGAAGATGGACAGGTACACCGGGAAGCAGCCGATGGGGAGCACCCCGGGCACCACCAGCTCCACCGCGCCCTCCGCGATCAGCTTCTGCACCATCGCTCGTCGAACGCCAATGAGATTTTATACTATAATTGAACGGCGCGGCGGCCGGGGGCTCACGTGGACGTGGATACGGGCTTAATTATACCTCGATTCCCTCGCCGATGGAGTTGACGACGTCCCCCACGAACTCGTGCACCTCCTCCAGCGGGCGGAACGCGAAGAGCGGCGAGTTGTAGTCGTTGCCGCCGAACTCGCCCACGATGAACAGCGACCGCCGGAACAGGCCCCTGCACTCTGATCACACCAAACCGGCAGGCGCGCGCAATGCATGCACGTCAGCTCACGCGTCGAAGCAACTTAGTAATTAAGATGCATGAATGAATGTATCGGTTGATGACCAACCTTCGGGGGAGCTGCAGATTTTGGGCTTCATCTCCTGCAGCCACTTGATCTGGGTGTGCAGGGAGCCGGAGTTCCACACCGTCTTGCCCAGCCCCTTGGCCACGAAGTAGCTGGTATCCAGCGCCGTGGCGCCGGTGATGGCGAAGTTGGCGCCGTGGTGGAACGTGGCGTTGCGCGCCTTGGACGGCGGCAGCAGCGGCAGCCCCAGCTCCTGCGCTGCTCATGCACGCAACACACAACCGAGACAACAGACAACACACTTGAGAAAATGACGGCTGCTGCCCTGCCCAGCCCAACCATGCGAGAAAGAAACCGATGATGCATGATCATCCAGCTTGGTTATAGTCAATCAATTACCGATGAAGTCGACGACGAGGCGGCCGTCGGAGCAGCGGCCGGTGGGGTACCCGAAGTAGGTCATGCCGTAGGGGAGCTTGGCCGTGGCGAGGTACTCCGGGATGCCGTCCACGACGAGGTTGCCGGCGTCCACCAGGGAGTCCCCGAAGTTGAAGATGGCGGCGTACTTGTCGGCCGCCGCCTCCTGCCCGgcgagcaggagcaggaggaggacgcAGACCGATAACTGGCGCCTCGTCGTCATGGTGATCGCGCGCGGACGCCGGCTTGCGCAGCTTGCGCGCCCCGCGAGGTTTGGTGTCACGTACCGGAGCGGCGGAGACCTGTCCGAGTTTTAATGGCTTTGCTCGATCGGCCCGCCCGTTTAAATCCTTGCGCGGAGCTGGTCTCCGGCTGTGcgtacggtggtggtggtggttaaagTAATGGAAGAAGGATCTCTTGATCAAAGTGCGACAGTGTTGGCTGGTTTAATAGTCCGATCATTGATCAAGTCTTGGGTTCCGGGGAGAAGAGAGTGGGGCCGAATGATTTAGTCGTGAGCGCGATGGAATAGTACTACTCCAGCCAAACAGCAAGGTCAATAGTCCCCATGACGTTTTCATTTTTGTTGAGGCAGAATAGTCTCCAAGGCCTTCTTAACGGGTTTTGGGTAGTAGCTCTTGTGCTTCGCGGACGATTAAGCTGGTGGTTTGCCTGAGACCATCTCCAAGAGTGGCCTAACACGCAGCGTCTTAAAAATACGGCGTGCCGATCGTCGTTTTAACGCGGCGGGAAACGTTGACTCCAACGGCCGTTGTAAATTTTAGCGCGCACGTACCTCTCGCACGCGCGCTAAAATGCATTGCGCACGAGCAGCCGGCACTTGTCATATGTTACATTTTGTCCATCAAAATGAATTTCAAACGTCAAAACAAAGACATGGCATAAtttaaatcacacaaacaaattcATGATGACATAAAAAGTTCATACCCATAAGTTCAAATCCATGCCCACAacatcatccaaccaagtttaAAATCCAAACCAAGTTCATGAGACAAAAGTTTACACCAACAAATGGTCCATCAACAATCAAGTctcgtcctcgtcttcatcatcctcttcctcttcttcccatTCATCATCCGAAGAcaattcttcctcctcctcttcattgTCGCGCGTggtgttggcaagatcttcaacggcatCATGCGAAGGTGTGTGAGGCACACCGGAAGACATTCTGCCCATGCCGTCCGGAGGTGCTCCCATGCCTTCCATGAGAGACGTAAAACTCATGCCTCTCATGCCGCCCGGAGATGCTCCGAAGCcatccatgcctcccatggtctccatggaagctccaaagccacccatagCACCCATGCCGCCCATGGTAGCTCCGAAGCCACTGATGCATCCCATGCCGCCAATGCCACCGCCACCATGTCGCCCATGCCGTCCGGAGGTGCTCCGAAGCCAACCATGCCTCCCATGGTCTCCATGGaagctccaaagccacccatggcaCCCATGCCGCCCATGGTAGCTGTGAAGCCACTGATGCATCCCGTGCCGCtaatgccaccgccacccatgccgccaatgccaccgccacccatgccgcgaATCATGGCTCTTTTTTGGATCAAGACTTCTTCACGGGCAAGATTGACATACTCCTTTTGCGCCTCATTGAGGATAGATGTGTCCATGAAGAACAAGTAATTCTCCCAATCCAACAACCTAGATCGCTCCTCCAagcccaccttcctctcctccaatgccaccttcctctcctcagccgccaccctcctctcctcggtcgccaacctcctctcctcgaCCACGAcatcttggttccttgccatcttcctcacctcatttgcttcttttcttgccttcaTGATAGCTTCTATAGCATTTTTGAGCTCACCATCTCCTTTCccattcttcttttcttttgcgtCTTTCTTGCACCCATCCGGTCGTTTTGGCTTAGAGTATGAAACCGAGTTTGGTGTAGGTATTCTCTTGCCGTCATCACTTGatgcctcctcatcatcatcatccaactCAATTGTTCGCTTGCGTTTGTTGCTCCCATCAACATCATCGATATCATCATGCTTAttccatttctcatcatccttcaatTCTTCATAGCAGTGAGGCAAGGTAAATGGTCTCTCTTTCTTGATCGTGCCTTTCttgctcttcttctcctctcctttgaacaagttttgtgcaatattaaacaacaacaaaaacaagctagCACTACAAACACCAAGAAtaagcatgatgaacatggatgaAATGGCACATACCCTATCAATATCATTAGTGCCATTTGGGTTTAACTTGTCAACCGCCTTTTGTGCGGCCGCCCACTTTTGACAATCT
Coding sequences within:
- the LOC123443141 gene encoding GDSL esterase/lipase At5g45910-like, producing MTTRRQLSVCVLLLLLLAGQEAAADKYAAIFNFGDSLVDAGNLVVDGIPEYLATAKLPYGMTYFGYPTGRCSDGRLVVDFIAQELGLPLLPPSKARNATFHHGANFAITGATALDTSYFVAKGLGKTVWNSGSLHTQIKWLQEMKPKICSSPEECRGLFRRSLFIVGEFGGNDYNSPLFAFRPLEEVHEFVGDVVNSIGEGIEKLIAEGAVELVVPGVLPIGCFPVYLSIFRKQPEMYGGKSGCIKDLNTLSWVHNVALQRKIVELRKKHADVRIMYADYYTPAIQFVLHPDKWGMLRQKPRACCGAPGVGVYNFNLTSKCGEPGAYACDDPSNHWSWDGIHLTEAAYGHIARGWLYGPFADPPIVENRNLE